One stretch of Lysobacterales bacterium DNA includes these proteins:
- a CDS encoding YebC/PmpR family DNA-binding transcriptional regulator, with protein sequence MGKKWKEKGKELVANARGSLFTKLSREITVAARAGADPSTNSRLRLAVEQARKLSMPRDTVERAIKKGAGLLDGGAQYEKLTYEGFAPHRVPVIVECLTDNPNRAASAIRVLFRKGQLGSSGSVSWDFDHLGMIEAEAAAANADAETAAIEAGAQDVEIDDGVTFYTDPTDLDAVSRALPNFGYTVQKAYLGYRAKNPVSVEGAELDEVEAFLRALDDDDEVQTVYAGLA encoded by the coding sequence ATGGGCAAGAAGTGGAAGGAGAAGGGCAAGGAACTGGTCGCGAATGCCAGGGGCAGTCTGTTCACCAAGCTGTCCCGCGAAATCACGGTCGCGGCGCGCGCTGGGGCCGACCCCTCGACGAATTCGCGTTTGCGTCTCGCGGTCGAACAGGCGCGCAAGCTGTCGATGCCGCGCGACACGGTTGAGCGTGCGATCAAGAAGGGCGCCGGCCTGCTCGACGGCGGGGCACAGTACGAGAAGCTGACCTACGAAGGCTTCGCACCGCACCGCGTGCCGGTCATCGTCGAGTGCCTGACCGACAACCCGAACCGCGCCGCCTCGGCGATCCGCGTGCTGTTCCGCAAGGGCCAGCTCGGCAGTTCGGGCTCGGTGAGCTGGGACTTCGATCACCTCGGCATGATCGAGGCCGAGGCCGCCGCTGCGAATGCCGACGCCGAAACGGCCGCGATCGAGGCCGGCGCCCAGGATGTCGAGATCGACGATGGCGTCACTTTCTACACCGACCCGACCGACCTCGATGCCGTGAGTCGCGCATTGCCGAACTTCGGCTACACCGTGCAGAAGGCCTACCTCGGCTACCGCGCCAAGAACCCGGTCAGCGTCGAAGGCGCAGAACTCGATGAGGTCGAAGCCTTCCTGCGCGCGCTCGACGACGACGACGAAGTGCAGACGGTCTACGCCGGGCTGGCTTGA
- a CDS encoding S9 family peptidase yields the protein MFKRSPITAALAVALAATLAACGGSKEAETATPAPVAAAAAPAKLTYPVARTVEQVDDYHGTQVSDPYRWMENLDDPELQPWIAAENQLVADFISDVPNREQLKTRMTALWDYERFGTPKVHGGKYFFTRNDGLQNQSPVYVQDTLDGEPRLMIDPNTLSADGTIALSESAVSPDGKLYAYSLSDGGSDWRTIKVRNVETGQDLDDEIRWAKFTNIAWTKDSSGIFYSRFDAPEGEDPLKAVNKNQKLFLHTIGKPQADDTLVYERPDQPDWGFSATVSDDGAFLIINGSQGTDVRNRVFYKDLAKADGLVVALIEDLVAAYDFVGNDGSVLYFLSDDGAERNRLLAVDTANPAKDKWKTVIAENDALLLQVSHVHGQFIANYLRDARSEVKMFDAAGKELRSITLPGLGTATGFDGAVEDKETFFAFGSWAVPDSVYRLDATTGETTLFKAPSVKFDVNAYETTQVFYPSKDGTKVPMFITAKKGFARDGNNPTILYGYGGFNIAVTPKFSPAIIQWLDMGGVYAVANLRGGSEYGRSWHEAGMKTNKQNVFDDFAAGAEYLIADKVTQPAKLAISGRSNGGLLVGATLLQRPELFGAALPAVGVLDMLRFREFTIGWAWESDYGTVKDATEFKAIHAYSPLHNIKPGSKYPPTLITTAERDDRVFPAHSFKFAAAMQATNPDGNPALIRIETRAGHGAGKPTTKIIEEYADIYAFLAKTLHIEIR from the coding sequence ATGTTCAAGCGTTCCCCCATCACTGCCGCCCTCGCGGTCGCGCTGGCCGCGACCCTTGCCGCCTGCGGCGGTTCCAAGGAAGCCGAGACGGCAACGCCGGCGCCGGTTGCGGCAGCTGCGGCGCCGGCCAAGCTGACCTATCCGGTCGCACGCACGGTCGAACAGGTCGACGACTACCACGGCACCCAGGTGTCCGATCCCTATCGCTGGATGGAGAACCTCGACGACCCCGAATTGCAGCCGTGGATCGCGGCCGAGAACCAGCTGGTCGCCGATTTCATCAGCGATGTGCCCAACCGCGAACAGCTGAAGACGCGCATGACCGCGCTCTGGGACTACGAGCGCTTCGGCACCCCGAAAGTGCACGGCGGCAAGTATTTCTTCACCCGCAACGACGGCCTGCAGAACCAGTCGCCGGTGTATGTGCAGGACACGCTCGACGGCGAGCCGCGCCTGATGATCGACCCGAACACGCTGTCGGCCGATGGCACGATCGCACTCAGCGAATCCGCGGTCAGCCCCGACGGCAAGCTCTATGCGTATTCGCTCTCCGACGGCGGTTCCGACTGGCGCACGATCAAGGTGCGCAATGTCGAGACCGGCCAGGACCTCGACGACGAGATCCGCTGGGCGAAGTTCACCAACATCGCCTGGACCAAAGACTCGAGCGGCATCTTCTACAGCCGCTTCGATGCACCGGAAGGCGAGGACCCGCTCAAGGCCGTCAACAAGAACCAGAAGCTGTTCCTGCACACGATCGGCAAGCCGCAAGCCGACGACACGCTGGTCTACGAGCGCCCGGACCAGCCGGACTGGGGCTTCAGCGCCACGGTGTCGGATGACGGCGCGTTCCTGATCATCAACGGCTCGCAGGGCACCGACGTGCGCAATCGCGTGTTCTACAAGGACCTCGCGAAGGCGGATGGCTTGGTCGTGGCACTGATCGAGGACCTGGTCGCCGCCTACGACTTTGTCGGCAACGATGGCAGCGTGCTGTACTTCCTCAGCGACGATGGCGCCGAACGCAATCGTCTGCTCGCCGTCGACACCGCCAACCCGGCCAAGGACAAGTGGAAGACGGTGATCGCCGAGAACGACGCGCTGCTGCTGCAGGTCTCGCACGTGCATGGCCAGTTCATCGCGAACTACCTGCGCGACGCGCGTTCGGAAGTGAAGATGTTCGACGCCGCCGGCAAGGAATTGCGCAGCATCACCCTGCCCGGCCTCGGCACCGCCACCGGCTTCGATGGCGCGGTCGAGGACAAGGAGACCTTCTTCGCGTTCGGCAGCTGGGCGGTGCCGGACTCGGTCTATCGCCTCGACGCGACCACCGGCGAGACCACCCTGTTCAAGGCGCCGTCGGTGAAGTTCGATGTCAACGCCTATGAAACCACCCAGGTGTTCTACCCGAGCAAGGACGGCACCAAGGTGCCGATGTTCATCACCGCCAAGAAGGGTTTCGCGCGCGATGGCAACAACCCGACCATCCTGTACGGCTACGGCGGCTTCAACATTGCGGTGACGCCGAAGTTCAGCCCGGCCATCATCCAGTGGTTAGACATGGGCGGCGTCTACGCGGTCGCGAACCTGCGCGGCGGCTCCGAATACGGCCGCTCCTGGCACGAGGCCGGCATGAAGACAAACAAGCAGAACGTGTTCGACGACTTCGCCGCCGGTGCCGAATACCTGATCGCCGACAAGGTGACGCAGCCGGCCAAGCTCGCGATCTCCGGTCGCAGCAATGGCGGCCTGCTGGTCGGCGCGACCCTGCTGCAGCGCCCGGAACTGTTCGGCGCCGCCCTGCCTGCGGTCGGCGTGCTCGACATGCTGCGCTTCCGCGAGTTCACCATCGGCTGGGCCTGGGAATCGGACTACGGCACGGTCAAGGACGCCACCGAGTTCAAGGCCATCCATGCCTATTCGCCGCTGCACAACATCAAACCCGGCAGCAAGTATCCGCCGACCCTGATCACGACCGCAGAGCGCGATGATCGCGTGTTCCCGGCGCACAGCTTCAAGTTCGCCGCGGCGATGCAGGCGACGAACCCGGACGGCAACCCGGCCCTGATCCGCATCGAGACGCGCGCGGGTCATGGTGCCGGCAAGCCGACCACGAAGATCATCGAGGAATACGCCGACATCTACGCGTTCCTGGCGAAGACGCTGCACATCGAGATCCGCTGA
- a CDS encoding NAD(P)/FAD-dependent oxidoreductase, whose protein sequence is MNTPAVDIDSIVIGAGVVGLAVARALARAGREVFVLEAEARAGEGISSRNSGVIHAGLYYALGSLKATLCVRGRRLLYEFCARRGVSHRKLGKLVVASDWLEAESLRGVLARAEANGVEGLRYLEAADATRLEPALQCTAAIESAESGILDVPEYVMALVGEIEQLGGRVACSMPVTAVHCADGVFSVEVEGGDRVRCRRLVNAAGLRATHVAHAIDALAPEHVPQQHYASGHYYRLRGRAPCSRLIYPVPQAAGLGVHLGFDRGGHVHFGPDTRWIDAPDYHFDDTQRGAFADSIQRWWPQLRDDQLEPDFVGVRPKLVGPGEPSGDFVLQDATSHGIANLVNLFGIESPGLTSSLAIGERVASLLA, encoded by the coding sequence ATGAACACACCAGCGGTGGACATCGACAGCATCGTCATCGGCGCCGGCGTGGTCGGGCTGGCGGTGGCGCGTGCGCTGGCGCGAGCAGGGCGCGAGGTGTTCGTGCTGGAGGCGGAGGCGCGCGCCGGCGAGGGCATTTCCAGTCGCAACTCCGGTGTGATCCATGCCGGCCTGTACTACGCGCTCGGCTCGCTCAAGGCGACGCTTTGCGTGCGTGGGCGGCGGCTGCTGTACGAGTTCTGCGCGCGCCGCGGCGTCAGTCATCGCAAGCTCGGCAAGCTCGTGGTCGCGAGTGACTGGCTCGAAGCCGAATCGCTTCGCGGCGTGCTCGCACGCGCCGAGGCCAATGGCGTCGAGGGCCTGCGCTATCTGGAGGCCGCCGATGCGACGCGGCTGGAACCGGCGCTGCAGTGCACCGCCGCGATCGAATCGGCCGAGTCCGGCATCCTCGACGTGCCGGAATACGTGATGGCGCTGGTCGGCGAGATCGAGCAACTCGGTGGCCGTGTGGCCTGCTCGATGCCGGTGACTGCGGTGCACTGCGCGGATGGCGTGTTCAGCGTCGAGGTCGAAGGCGGCGACCGCGTGCGCTGCCGGCGCCTGGTCAATGCCGCCGGGCTTCGCGCCACGCACGTCGCGCACGCAATCGACGCGCTCGCACCGGAGCACGTCCCGCAGCAGCACTACGCCTCCGGCCACTACTACCGCCTGCGCGGACGGGCGCCATGCTCGCGCCTGATCTATCCGGTGCCGCAGGCGGCCGGGCTCGGCGTGCATCTCGGCTTCGATCGCGGCGGGCACGTGCACTTCGGCCCGGATACGCGCTGGATCGATGCACCCGACTACCACTTCGACGACACCCAGCGCGGCGCTTTCGCAGACTCAATCCAGCGCTGGTGGCCGCAGCTCCGCGACGATCAACTCGAACCCGACTTCGTCGGTGTGCGCCCCAAGCTCGTCGGCCCCGGCGAACCCAGCGGCGACTTCGTGCTCCAGGACGCCACCAGCCACGGCATCGCGAATCTGGTCAACCTGTTCGGCATCGAGTCGCCCGGCCTCACCTCCAGCCTCGCGATCGGCGAGCGGGTGGCCTCCCTGCTGGCTTGA
- a CDS encoding S9 family peptidase, protein MAERDDRVFPAHSFKFAAAMQAANPDGNAALIRIETRAGHGAGKPTTMIIEEYADIYAFLAKTLHIETH, encoded by the coding sequence ATGGCAGAGCGCGATGATCGCGTGTTCCCGGCGCACAGTTTCAAGTTCGCCGCAGCGATGCAGGCCGCGAATCCGGACGGCAACGCGGCCCTGATCCGCATCGAGACCCGCGCGGGTCATGGTGCCGGCAAGCCGACCACGATGATCATCGAGGAATACGCCGACATCTATGCGTTCCTCGCGAAGACCTTGCACATCGAGACCCACTGA
- a CDS encoding prohibitin family protein yields the protein MSGRYIDAQDKPRAGVILRDAIVAVVVLMLISWLWPLRTVPTGHRGVVTIGGAIGDIKSEGFMLLWPWQKLSIFNIRAEQAAVEDADGSTKDTQPVKVSLTVRYSIQVDKVAEVFEKYSRDGDLSSYVQTATQEVFKAVTARYTAPDLIAKRSQVSADIVEGLRLKLAQYGAQVINVDMRNFAFSPDYMAAISQKVTQEQLRLAAENKLLTVQAEQKQKVAIAEAEAAALKAQADGQAYANLKLATAQADALKVQNAALAENKDVLELRRIEVERIKAEKWDGALPTAIYAGAPIPFFNPETRK from the coding sequence ATGAGCGGGCGATATATCGATGCGCAGGACAAGCCGCGCGCGGGCGTGATCCTGCGCGACGCTATCGTGGCCGTGGTGGTGCTGATGCTCATCAGCTGGCTGTGGCCGCTGCGCACGGTGCCGACCGGTCATCGTGGCGTCGTCACCATCGGCGGCGCGATCGGCGATATCAAGTCGGAAGGCTTCATGCTGCTGTGGCCTTGGCAGAAGCTGAGCATCTTCAACATCCGCGCCGAGCAGGCCGCGGTCGAAGATGCGGATGGCAGCACCAAGGACACGCAGCCGGTGAAGGTGTCGCTGACCGTGCGTTATTCGATCCAGGTCGACAAGGTCGCCGAGGTGTTCGAGAAGTACAGCCGCGACGGCGACCTGTCGTCGTATGTGCAGACGGCGACGCAGGAAGTGTTCAAGGCGGTCACCGCGAGATACACCGCGCCCGACCTGATCGCGAAGCGCAGCCAGGTTTCGGCCGACATCGTCGAGGGCCTGCGCCTCAAGCTCGCGCAGTACGGCGCCCAGGTGATCAATGTCGACATGCGCAACTTCGCGTTCTCGCCCGACTACATGGCGGCGATCTCGCAGAAGGTCACCCAGGAGCAGCTGCGCCTCGCCGCCGAGAACAAGCTGCTGACCGTGCAAGCCGAGCAGAAGCAGAAGGTCGCGATCGCGGAGGCCGAGGCGGCGGCGCTGAAGGCACAGGCCGATGGCCAGGCCTATGCGAACCTCAAGCTCGCCACCGCCCAGGCCGACGCGCTCAAGGTTCAGAACGCCGCCCTGGCCGAGAACAAGGACGTACTCGAGCTGCGCCGCATCGAGGTCGAGCGCATCAAGGCCGAAAAATGGGATGGTGCCCTGCCGACCGCGATCTACGCCGGCGCGCCGATTCCGTTCTTCAATCCGGAGACCAGAAAGTAG
- a CDS encoding isoaspartyl peptidase/L-asparaginase codes for MTDSIIRFALHGGAGVLDPNSFPEARRIEVARTLRSIAAHACAALRGGASAVAVVGQAVAELEDAEFFNAGYGAVLNADGEVELDAAIMDGRDRSAGAVCATRGLHNPVRVADAVRRDGRHVLLAGDGAQRFAREQGLEVCDPAALIVPIRLAQLREAQRENRISLDHDERYDLIARKSGTVGAVARDRQGHLAAATSTGGMTNKHVGRVGDAPLIGAGTFADDDSCAVSATGHGEAFIRAVLAHDLHARLIYRGQPLSEAAAAVLDKVVHFGGSGGLIAIDREGRTVLPFNSPGMYRAWLEGDAIRVGIYRDAEPA; via the coding sequence ATGACCGATTCGATTATCCGATTTGCCCTGCACGGTGGCGCCGGCGTGCTGGACCCGAACTCGTTTCCCGAGGCGCGTCGGATCGAGGTCGCGCGCACGTTGCGGTCGATCGCGGCGCACGCCTGCGCCGCGCTGCGCGGCGGCGCCTCGGCCGTTGCGGTGGTCGGCCAGGCGGTCGCCGAACTGGAGGACGCCGAGTTCTTCAACGCCGGCTACGGCGCGGTGCTGAATGCCGACGGCGAGGTCGAACTCGACGCCGCGATCATGGATGGCCGCGACCGCTCGGCCGGTGCGGTGTGCGCCACGCGCGGACTGCACAATCCGGTGCGCGTTGCCGATGCCGTACGCCGCGATGGCCGCCACGTGCTGCTGGCCGGCGATGGCGCGCAACGATTCGCGCGGGAGCAGGGTCTTGAGGTCTGCGATCCGGCAGCGCTGATCGTGCCGATCCGCCTCGCGCAATTGCGCGAGGCGCAGCGCGAGAACCGCATCAGCCTCGACCACGATGAACGCTACGACCTCATCGCGCGCAAGAGCGGCACCGTCGGCGCCGTCGCGCGTGATCGGCAAGGCCACCTCGCCGCAGCGACCTCCACCGGAGGCATGACCAACAAGCACGTCGGCCGCGTCGGCGACGCACCGCTGATCGGCGCCGGCACCTTCGCCGACGACGACAGTTGCGCAGTATCGGCGACCGGCCATGGCGAAGCCTTCATCCGCGCCGTGCTCGCGCACGACTTGCACGCGCGCCTGATCTATCGCGGTCAGCCGCTCTCCGAAGCAGCCGCTGCTGTGCTGGACAAGGTCGTGCACTTCGGGGGCAGCGGTGGCCTGATCGCGATCGACCGCGAAGGTCGCACCGTGCTGCCGTTCAACTCGCCCGGCATGTACCGCGCCTGGCTCGAAGGCGACGCCATCCGCGTCGGCATCTACCGCGACGCTGAACCTGCCTGA